The DNA region CGAGCCCGAGGTCGATCCCGTTCTCGTAGACCAGGGAGATGGTCAGCTCGCCCACGTTGAACTGGCCGCTGTGCAGGGACGACGCCACCGACCGCAGCCGCGGGGCGGGGTCGGTGAGCGCGACGGCCGTCCGGGGGATCCCGATCGTGCTGATCACGGCGTCCGCGTGCAGCGTCTCTCCGTCGGCGAGGGCGATCATCCCGCCACCACCCGCGTCGCTGCCGAGGCGCACGACCTCGGCCCCGGTGCGGACCCGGCCCCCGCGGGACTCCAGGGCCCGGATGAGGGAGGCGGTGAGCGCGCCGGATCCGCCCGCGGGTCGGAGCCCGTTCTCCCCGTGGTCACCGGGCAGCATCAGCGCGAGCATCCCTGTGCCGGGCGCCCACGCCGGGACCTGGGCGTGCGCGGCCTGCAGGACGAGGGCGGCGCGGGTGTGCCGGTCGACCAGGGCGTCGTCGAGCGCGGCCTCGGCGGAGCCGATCATGGTCCGGAACAGGGCGTCGCCGCCGGCGAGCGGGGCGAGGGCGGAGGCGACCGAGGTCAGCGTGGGCGGGGTCTCGAACGTCTCGAGCAACCCGAACAGGGCGGAGGCGCGCTCGGCGAGCCGCCGGTACGCGGGACCGTCCATGCCGAGGCCGGCCACGGTCCTGTCGAGGTCGCTGTAGAACATCCGCCGCTCGCCGTCCCCGAAGAGGAACCCGGCCAGCACGGGGTGCTCGCGATACTCCACATCCAGCCCGAGTTCGGTCACCACCCGCCGCATCCCGCCGTGCTCGAACGCGCCGCGCTCGACGATCGCTCCCGAGGCGTGACGCTCGGTCCACAGGCAGCCGCCCGTCTCGGCCCCGCGCTCGAGGACCGTGACCCGGCACCCGCGCTCGGCCAGGCGGACCGCGGCGACGAGCCCGTTGTGGCCACCGCCGATCACCGCGACCGATCTCATGCGATCACCGATGTCATGTGAGTGCCGACCTCATGCGATCACGGAGAGCCCGGAGTCGATGAAGCCGGAGTCGCGGCCGATCTGCTCGATCAGTGGTCGGCAGCGGGCGATCTGGGTGGCCTCGTCGACGGTGACGCAGCGGTGGTCGGCCACGACCTGCCGGCCGTCCACCCACA from Dietzia sp. B32 includes:
- a CDS encoding NAD(P)/FAD-dependent oxidoreductase, translated to MRSVAVIGGGHNGLVAAVRLAERGCRVTVLERGAETGGCLWTERHASGAIVERGAFEHGGMRRVVTELGLDVEYREHPVLAGFLFGDGERRMFYSDLDRTVAGLGMDGPAYRRLAERASALFGLLETFETPPTLTSVASALAPLAGGDALFRTMIGSAEAALDDALVDRHTRAALVLQAAHAQVPAWAPGTGMLALMLPGDHGENGLRPAGGSGALTASLIRALESRGGRVRTGAEVVRLGSDAGGGGMIALADGETLHADAVISTIGIPRTAVALTDPAPRLRSVASSLHSGQFNVGELTISLVYENGIDLGLEDRDAVHYLVADPADVHQSFAEVKAGRAPESPWAMMASVEGGGVWLSSIVPLRTTSPWTPERERSAARRVVDQACEVTGIDLRRGLVDMVVSGPATWAGRIGGDGNPSHIDNTLDQLLGWRAPGHADGRSELPWLFLAGAGHHPGGGLSGASGMTAADAVLDPRRRRDSVAHRAGRELHGLLQGFAAYRTMRRGRP